A region of the Chroicocephalus ridibundus chromosome 1, bChrRid1.1, whole genome shotgun sequence genome:
TCTGATCACAGATAATTCCTGTAATTGTTCAGAAAGTTGTATGAAAGACGTGGGACATTaagagatgtttatttttttaaattagaataaaACCCTAATTTACACTCAGAACATACAGTCAGCAAGCAAATCTAAAATCTTTTGCTAGACTAAATGACCAAAATCTTTTCCACCACACCATTAGGATGATTTGAACTGGGGAAGTTGGGCAGGTTATGAACAAGTGTGATTTGCGAAGGTAAAACACTAAAGAAACCTTGGTTAAAGTTTGGGGCTGGGAAAGCAATGGCAGCACACCCAGGCTCCAGCCCCTACACAGAGCGTTATATTTCTGAATAATTCTAGTGTTTCTGCTAACGCATTTGTGGTCAAATAATCTTAAAATGGTCAAAGTTCGGTGGTCTTTATTAGACTCTGTGGCCTGGATTGGCTCACACCTCTGGACTATGGGGTTTTCTTGTCTAATGCTGGTCCCAGTCAGTAAGGGCAGCGCAAAAGCAGAATTCTGTTCAGGTTGGGCTGCTGCACCGAAAACAGAGCTGCCAGGGGAGAGGATCGTGGCTTCTGCGGCTGCTTCGGAGGATTTCTTGTAACAGCCAGGATCCCGAGGATTTTTGTCAGATTTAGTTTCTACTAGCCAGTAACCCTAGGGCTCCTGGTTACATGTAACGCGTGAACATAATGATTAATTGCgaaggaagaaaataacttaGAAAAAGATGTGAATTTTCCTTTTGGGAATGTAAAATAGAGATTGTAAGGGGAGCTAATCAGAGACCCTTTCTACTCCTTGTGATACCACAAAACATACAGAATTAAAGCCTAGATGTTATTTGTCTGTGGACATTAAACTTCAACAATTCCTTACAACTGGGGAAAGATGATTACCATCCTCCCTCCGTACACAtattctctcctgctttttcttttccactagCAGGTTCACCTATTCACCCAAATAATAATCACCTTTGTAATTTTATGCTGTCTTTCTTTCCAGTGCCTCTCTCTCTTCACATGGCAACTGTGTTTGCGACAGAGCAGGAGACCTCCAGAGGATGAGCTCCCTGGTCAGCACCTCGCACCTCCAGCTAGCCGCCTTTGCCCTGGGGACGGTAGGCTGGATCCTGTGCACCGTCTCGATGGGAATTGTGGAATGGAGAGTGTGGCACGTGGACAACACCACCATCATCTCCTCTGGCATTGCCTGGGTGGGGATTTGGAAAGTCTGTTTCATCAGTTACCTTCACGTCTCGCCTGGCTATAAAGAACAGTTCTGCCATAAATTCAGTGGCTATGACTCCTCCATCCCCCACGAAATTTATGCTGCTCAGGGTCTCCTGTTGATCGCCATGTTCATGGGCTTGCTGGGCCTGACTGCCACAATATTTGCTCTGAGAAACATTTGTATGGGAATCACTCACAAAACTCTCATCACCCGTTTCTTCCTGGTGGGTGGCTTCTTCTATGTATTCGCTGGTCTGTGTGTCCTAATTCCTGTGAGCTGGAATTTCTATTCTGTAATGCACAACCAGAGCATcgcttttcctccttcttcctacATGCCCTCCAGCCCAGCGGCGCAGGAAGCTGGTGCTGCCATTCCTATCGGGATTGTAGCTGTCATCCTCCTGCTGCTAAGTGGGACTTTTTCTCTCTCGTACAGATTGCCGGTGACTGCAAACACTATCACAAAATTCTGACAGGATGAATCCCCCCATGCTGTTCCAGAACAAGAGCATAGTTAAGATGTAAGGACAGTAGCGCAAGTGATTTTATAGTCAAGGAACTGCAGAATTTAGCTTTAGTCTACAGTAGCCACACTATTTTGTTATATGAACCAGCTGAATTACCATCTTAATTGTCACATATAACCAGAGGTTCATCTTTGAGATAACTGCTGTTGAGCAGCAACTGTGATTAAGTTTTACCAGTCATCCTATTTTGTATATACATATGTtattgattaatttattttttgtgtaagATATTTACCATGCTCAAAGAGCTGACATTGAATTAAGTGTTCTGttagaaaaatgtgaaatgacACGTGTTAAATGTGAACTTGTTTCGTTGTCGGTACTAAACTGTTTTGTCCATTATTTAATTACATTTGTAGCAAAGTATGTTTTGTGACAAGTCAAGACTTTTAATACCAATAATGTGAGTGTCATCATGGTTGTGTCAAATGAGTTTTCCCTGAATTGTCTTACAAAGGTCTTGCcagtttctcctcttcctctaggGCACATAAAGAGCTGAGTCTTTaatgcttctatttttctttcaagctaTTTGCATTTTATGTTGCAACATGTTTGCCTATGGGCAAGGTGCGCTCTTAGTTCCTCACTTAGGCAGAGCCAAAAAGTCTGCAAGGGTTTGCTTCTTCATCAGTCACTTCACCGAATCCAAAGGTATTGCAAAAGACGGAAACAACTTATACAAGTTATTACGAAATTGCTGTCAAAGTCAGTGCTCTCAGTAACTAGGAATATTCAGTACAACTTTCAGGTTATGATTCATCTGATGTAGACATCTATATCTAAACCGGTCACTTCAGGCTCCGTTTATAGTCAATATAGAGACCAAGACAGTCTTTTTCCAAAATAGATACCTAAAAAGGCTGGGAGATGACATGCTCCCTAAAATTCTGTTTCTCTAAACCCACTATAATGGCTGTAGTAACTACAGTTGCTAACTCTGGCATACACAACTAAACTTCACCTAAGCTAGATGAAGTTAGGTGAAATGAATCTGTCTTAAGAGGCatgtcattaaaaacaaaacaaaaaaacccaaaaatgtcCCAAACCTGCAAtaagggcaattaaaaaaaaaaaaaaaaaaagtggttggaAGGAATGAGTAAACAGTGTTGACAAACTGATGATCTCTTGAAAACAGGTTCCTCAAAAAGTTAATACACTCTTAAAGAAATGCTTCAGGAATCTAAGTAATTCAGTTTTTACTCTTTTAATTGTCCTCCATTTTCTAAAATACTCCTGGattcagagaaagaagaaaagaaaaggtaacaAAAAGGTAATGATTCTTGTACAttacaaaaaaaggtaaaatgccAGCAAACCAAGTCTTATTGCTTGTAGCTGTTACTACCTCCACTTGTCCTAGCAGTCCCATTTTTCCTCCACATCTTCCATATGGTCTCAACTTTGCCGTACCAACTGTCTAGACAGAATCTCTACAGCATTTCCCCTCTCGTCTTCCAGGCTCTTCTGAACCAGCTGCCTATCTCATCTTGGGCAATTTTTTAATCGGTTGCAAGGTTTATCTTTTGACTGTTTACAATGCTCTAAAGCACTTTCAAGTGGTGTTTCAATGAAGGCAAGTGATTTAATCGCTTGTTTATATTGTTTCTAGTTTGATTTCTACTACACATCCTTTACAATATCAGtaggtttcatttttaaatgtgcaaGTCAATAGAACTGCTATCTCTTCCCACAGGGCCTACAACAGTATTAGATTTTATCTTATTGTagttgtaaggaaaaaaaaagatctatcCATGTGTTTATGCCAGCATTTCCCACACTAATAAACTACCGATATTCCCTGGCAAGGAATTTGAACTTTAACAGAAAATGCCTgattctttgactttttttgagTTCATGTAGGCACAGGAATGACAATCCCAATTGTATTTGTTAGCTATATTCACTAAATGGTTGGGTTTGGTTTACGTTTATTCTTCTTggctaaaagaaaaaacaacaaacaacatcAGACACACGCCAAGTTTCTGCGCTGTTGCCACAGCTGTTTCCACCAGGGATTCTCTTCATCTGTCCTGATGTGTGGCTCGGAAACACTGGTGGTGTGTCAGACGTGGGCTAGATGGGGAGTAAATTTCCCAGCTAAATGCTGGAATAGATTACCTAAGGAGATGCATGGggttttaaaattacattgttAAAAATAAGCTTAGACAAATAATGTTGTGAACACCATAGGTAGGAGTGAGCCTATCTCAGGAGAGAGGGGTGATCTAGATGGAGTTCTTGGTGTCCTTTCCCCCTGTACCTCCTAGGTCTCTAATACAGGAGTCTATCAATAGTTACATGGTCCAGATTATATGCTGATTTATGATAAAATACAGTCTATGGTCAAATACCGGGATATATTAAAACTCCCAGTCCTTCCCGGAAGAAaattaggagggaaaaaaaatctaaactcaAAACAAGAGAGAGGCAAAACTTCCCTTGATCTCAATGGGATCAAGCCTGTCTAATCTTAATCCCTAAAGGCTGTGCGATTCATTGAATTTTAGTGAATGTTTGTGTTGATTAAGATTTTGGTGTTGGAGAAAAGTAAAGCTCCTGTGTTTTCACTTCCCAGCGAGGAGGCATAGTTTCTCTGTGCATATACTTCAGAAGCTAAATTACCTTACAGTTGGTCAGTTTGTTACCATTTCGGTTGTGCTTGTACAGCTATTTTTATGGTTGTTGGCAAAATCAGGCAGCTGAAATGATTTtgatttaaaactggaaaaatgcaaaacttctttTGAAGGCTATTTTTAACTCAGATTTCTTTAGGGAGCTCTGCTACAGCCTAGCCCCATAATCGTTTCTAGTACCACAACTGAGGACAGGCAGCGAGCGGCAGCGCAAAGACAGGAGTGAGTGGTCGGGGCCTTGAGGTAGAGAGATAAGGGACAAGAACCCCTTAACAAgtttcaccactgaaaagatcctatCGCGCGGCTCCGACTCCAGCTTCAGTGCAGACTGggacctgctgcctccccagtGACAGCACCACGCGCCTTGTGGGCTCCACCCTGTCTAGGAATGTCTCCACGCTGGCCTCAGTCTACACATAAACCAgtcttgctttattttctctcagtTGACAATAAACAAGTACCTTGTGATTCACTCACATGTCTGAATTCACTGCTGGGGGAGTGATCTGAACACCGAGCCTCCCTTCGAGTTCTGCTGGGTATCGAGGCATAATGATAAGGCACCCGTCTTTGACCTCCGTAACATACTCCTTGGCATTAATCTACCACACAATGCGGTTTGTTAACCTTATTTATGCATACCATCTACCTCACCTGTCCATTCATGGTTGCAGATCAAAACATGCATGAATATATGTTCAATATGCCTCTCAAAGATGGATGCTCAGATAGTGGATGGAGCTAGAAAGTCTACCAAGATTTAGCACAAAGTCTACCGAGATTTTTCTCCCCAGGTGAACATGCAATTCTGACCACCACCATTTGCTTTCAGGTAAAGGAAGAGTGAGGAACTAGAGACGTTGTACTGCAGAGTAGGTCATCAAATTAGTCGGGTTAAGTCAGTAAACAAAATTTTTCTTCAAGTCAGCAGTTTTACATGAAGACAGCCTTAATTGCCAATTGTGAGTTCTTTAGCTGATTAAAAACAATGCTAGTCTCAGAAAGAAATGCCTTTGTTGTCACATGGCCTGTGGTATGTTACAATGATGAGAGGGAGGGTGTTTTTCAGGAGAGACCTTTTTTTAGACTGTGGACCATTTTTCCCTTAAAATCAAAAAACTGAAATGTCACAGGCAATTTCCTGCTCTTTAGGCCATTAAAATACTTCAAGACAAAGAGTTTTTGCTTAAAAATGTAAGTCTGGCTGGCATAATGTTTAATAGcaaactgttttcttaaaataggaAACCAACGTACATTAAATTAAAGGTTCCCAGAAGAGACATGTTCTCTGTGAAAATATacctttttcaaaaactgaacTGGGATTTCTTTCATTCTTGCCAACATCTGTATTGTCAGATCCAGTACTGGctcataaaaacatatttttcaacgAATATATTCCCTTTCCACTACTCAAATAATTTACTCTATTTCCCTTGCTTGAGAGAGGTGAGATTGTTCAATAATTAGGATGGTGGTTTGGAGCATATTTGCTTTCAATTATTGTGTCAAGAACAACTATATGCCAATCAAGAAAATGTAAGTGAATCTCATCTCACAATTATAAAACCAATAAATACTGGCTCGTAATTGGGAATGGGGTACAACATGCACTGTTACGATCCAACTCACAGAAAGGCACGCCACCTCCTTTCTCTTGAGATATCTGTGCGTGTGAGATTTTGAAGAAGCATAAACGTTCTGACTGTCCAAGATTACTGCAGGTGCAGGCTGATTTTCAGCAGCTGAATATGCCAGCCCAATATGGAATAAATTGGTACATGTGAAAAATTAGATCtcactttgaatttacattgcCAAAGTATTAGCAGATACCGGCGATCAGCTGACGAGAACAATTTGTTCCTGCccacccagccagccccacaTGGCCTCGGGAAAGACATTGCAAGTAGGAGAGAAAGCACATGAGAAATTGAAAACCAGAGGCACTGCACCCACTACAAAGGTATAGTGCAGCTGCCGGCTGACggaaactgaggggaaaaaacggCTTATACAACAGAAGTGCTTAAAAACCCCTGAAGGCTATGGAACTGGAAATGAAGCATTCGCAGCTTGGGGAAGAGATTGGAAATATCAGTGCTATTGATGAATAGCAGTTTCAAGGTATGGCAATAAAACTGGCTAGTATGGACATGTTTCATCTATCTCTAAAAGAACTAGGTAATATCCAGTGGCTAGCCATGGCCAAAAAAAAGGACCAGATCTTGGTGTGAATTTGAAATTACTTAAAACCAAATTTCTAGTGATTTGTCCATGTAAAGATGTGGTCATCCGCTTACTGGACTTTCAGAGTCCTTCTGAAAAGCTTAAACTGTCCATGTGCGACTTTCAGAATAATTGCTTTCAGTGGACCTCACATCTGAGCTTTACTATTACAAATATGTGTAAAATCTGTGCAGTCTTTCCGTACAAGAGTTTCccatttctaaaataaagacaGTAGCAACTTACAAAAAGTTATggtgataaagatattaaagattaGCATGATGGGAGCCGCAGAAGGCACTGAAATAGATCTGCTGAACCACTGGGTATTGTTTGTGCTCCAAAGCCATACTGAGGGATGCAGAAGTCCCTTGTGTGTGTGACAGTGCCCTGCTGTTACTAACAGAGCAGAGGCCAAAGAGGAATGGTGTCGTGCAAAGCAAAGGGGGTAGAAAGAGAGACagcaagggaaaagaaggaatagAAGAGAGggagtgaaaaggaaaaagaggcaggTTCCAGGAtgctataaaaatacaaaatattatcaCCGTTTGACATCATGatagtaaatatttaataaaaattacaaCACACAGAGGGCCTAACTAACATGTGATGGGTCAAATACGGAAAATAAGACGAACAagaaagcaggaatcacgtgTTTAAAAGACAAGCAAAGATGAActgaagaaaagaggagaaaagaagaggtAGATGATACAGAAGGCAACAATGCAAAAGACCAGGGAGGGTGTCCATCATGGTCCATCAGGGTCCATCTGACTGCTTTGGCTTCAGCAAAGTCCTCCTTGATGGCAGTGACTCAGGTGGGAACTGCGTCCTTTTGCAGCACTGAGGACAATGGGGACCCGACCGACCAAGCGCAGACAGCAGCCGCGTGTGCTGAACCCCTCCGTGCTGCTCAGGCCAGGCAGTAAAATAACATATTGTACTTTCCCCCCTCACCCCAATGCATCTATTCTGGGCCACGTTTGCCTATGGCATGGCTGTGGCAGTTCACAGAGGTGTCTGGACCATGCCCTGTTTGGCAGCACCTTCAGCTGGTCGACGTCAGGTACGCTGGGCTGGATGCTGGGCGTCACCTCCCGAGCAGTGCTGAGCATGGCATACCAACGAACAACACCTCCGTCATCTCCTCCAGCACTGCTTGGGTGGGAAGTGGAAAACTCAAGCAGTTGCTGCAGGGTCTCCAGGGACTTTTGAATAAAGTTCTGTCACTGAGTCGGACTCAAGGAAGATGTTATCTGCTGGACACCTTGTTTCGCTCAGATGTTTTCACTGGCTGCTGTGATCCCGGGAACCCTGGGAAAAATCTACAAGCTTTGCTCTAAGAAATATTTATAAGGGTTGTGCTTAGAATCCATCTATCAGCTTTTCCCTAGCTGGGGGGATGTTGAAAACATTCGCTGGTGTATGCATGTTAATCCCCGTGAGCTGCAATTTCTGTTCTGCAGCGTGCAGCCACGGTGTCtcatttccccttctccccacgcCAGCCTGGGGCGCAGGAAGCCGGTGCTGCTGTTCTGACCAGGATTACAGCCCTTGTCCTGCTGCTCATGAGTGGGACCCTTTCTCTTTAACATAAACATGCTATTGTGCTGGATGCCAAGGCTCCTTCTGATAATACAGGCTGCGGATGCCTGTGAGAAATGTGAGGCCGGGCTACAGGATAAACATAGCAACCCAGTGACTTCATCTGCCTAAGGAGCTCTCTGGGTTCAGCCATGACTCTTCAGTGACATTCAGAATTTGCACAATTTGAATTCAGGGGAACAGAAATAAACGATGTGACAAATGATTTTCACCCAAAGAATTATTTCTTATTAACTAACTCTGAATCTCTGAAACACTGGTATGTTGTGGTCAGGTAACTGGGTTCATGTCAGTGTTGCTGATGAGTGTGATTTCTGAAGTGACCTTctgcgaggtgcctgaggactggaggaaagccaacatcactccagtcttcaaaaaaggcaagaaggaggagccagggaactacaggccgctcagcctcacctccatccctggaaagatgatggaacagctcattctgggtgtcatctcaaggcatatggaggaaaagaaagctatcagaagtactcaacatggattcaccaaggggaaatcatgtctgactaatctgatagccttctatgatggcatgactggatggatagatgaggggagggcggtagatgtggtctgccttgacttaagcaaggcgtttgacatggtctcccacagcatcctcatagggaagcttaggaagagtgggcttgatgaatggacagtaaggtggatagataactggttgaaagacagagctcagagggtggtgattaggggcacagagtctagtttaAGGTCAGTGACAAGCAACaagttccccaggggtcagtactggatccagtcctcttcaatatattaatcaatgacctggatgaggggatagagagcaccctcagcaagtttgctgatgacacaaagctgggggggggtgggtgacacaccggaaggctgtgccaccacacagagagacctggacaggctggagagttgggcagagaggaaccttatgaaattcaacaagggcaagtgtagggtgctgcagctggggaggaataaccccatgcaccagtacaggctgggggctgacctgctggagagcagctcggtggaaagagacctgggagtcctggtggacaatgggatgaccatgagccagcaatgtgcccttgtggccaagaaggccaatggcatcctggggtgcatcaagaagagtgtggccagcaggtcgagggaggtcatcttccccctctactctgccttggtgaggctgcacctggagtactgtgtccagttctgggctccctggttcaagaaggacaaggaattTCTGGAACTGCTGGAGTGGGTGCAGCAgtgagctaccaagatgatgagaggactggaacacctctcctatgaagaaaggctgagggatttgggtctcttcagtctggaagaaagacggctgaggggggatcttatcaacacttctaaatacttagagggtgggtgtcaggaggacggggccaggctcttttcagtggtgcctggggacaggacaagaggtaatgggcacaaacatgagcataggaagttccacctaaacatgaggaggagcttctttactttgagggtggcagagcactggcacaggctgcccagagaggtggtggagtctccaactctggagacattccaaacccacctggacgcattcctgtgcaacctgctctaggtgaccctgctctggctggggggttggactagatgatctccagaggtcccttccaaccctatgattctatatgtggactttgttttgtttgtttttcagaagcatGTAAATTCAGTGTTTATTTAATTGAATTTTGCCTGCTGTAATCAAATGCTGTATCAGTGGCCTCTACCAGAAGGCACCTAAAGGatgctttttttaatagcatcaTTTTAGAACTGACCTGTGGTAGTTCACACCTGCATTATGCAGGTGGACAGACACGATGCTTAAATATTATAACCCatggtaggaaaaaaatgaaatttttgaagTGACTGTACTTTTTAATGTAAGGGTTTCAAACTAATGGGTATAATACCCTTCTGGCAGGAAGGCACTGAGCATATGCCAGTTCATCCTATCTTTCCATGGATGCAGACTGTGAAAGCATATCCCATGAACCTATCAACAGGATTAGTTGCAAGAGCGTTAATACCTTATCTTCTTGCTGCTATTTCTCAGAAATGTTTGTATCCGCCAGGACATCTCTCTATAAATAGCTTCATTTCCAGTGATAACTCAGGAATTCTGAGACTTACATTTTGCAGCTGTACATAGGAAACGTTGCTTGGTTTGCTAGTAGTCCAGAATTCCCAAATGGTCC
Encoded here:
- the CLDN34 gene encoding claudin-34, with the translated sequence MSSLVSTSHLQLAAFALGTVGWILCTVSMGIVEWRVWHVDNTTIISSGIAWVGIWKVCFISYLHVSPGYKEQFCHKFSGYDSSIPHEIYAAQGLLLIAMFMGLLGLTATIFALRNICMGITHKTLITRFFLVGGFFYVFAGLCVLIPVSWNFYSVMHNQSIAFPPSSYMPSSPAAQEAGAAIPIGIVAVILLLLSGTFSLSYRLPVTANTITKF